The Lysobacter gummosus sequence CACCCCAACCCCTCTCCCGCGAGCGGGGCTTGGTGCGGCGGCGCGCTGATCGTTTTCGCGCTCAAGCCGCCGCGTACATTGCCCGCGGCGACGCCGGCCGCGTGAGCCAGCGACGCCGCGAGCGCGCAAGCGCCGCTGCGCCGCGACGCCCGCGCCGCGACATCACTTGTCGAGCAGATTGTCGGTATTGGCCGCGTTGTTGATGATGTTGGAGAACGGCAGCAGCTGATTGACGAAGCGATTCCAGCGGGTCACGCCGGCCGGTCCCACGAACACCACATCGCCCGCGCGTACCGGGAACTGGCTGGCCAGCGCGTAGGACGCCGGCGACTTGGCGTTGAGGTGATAGATCATCGCCGGTTCCTTGCGCATGTCTTCCACGCCGCGGATCACGTAGACCGCTTCGCCCTTGGCGGTCAGCGGATTGAGCCCGCCGGCGCGGCCCAGCGCCTGGGTCAGGGTCATGTCGGTGGTCTTGAAGGTCAGCGCCTGCGGGCGCATGACTTCGCCGACCACATAGACTTCCTTGCGATCGTTGTACGGCATGTACAGATGATCGCCGGCCTTCAGGTAAATATCCTTCGCCACCGACTCGCCGCGATTGAGCCCGTCCAGATCCAGGTGGTACTGCTTGTCGCCGCGGGTCAGCACGAATCCGGACAGGTCCGCGCGGATCGGGTCCACCGTCGCCGCGCCGATCGCCTGCGCCAGGGTCAAGGGCGTGGCGGTGATCGACTGGCGGTCGGTCTTGACGAACGCGCCCTGCAAGGTCACGCGCTGGCTGCCGTAATCGATGATGCTCAGATCGACCTGCGGGCTTTCGACGAAGCGCGAAATCTTGTCGGTGAGCAGCGTGCGCAGCTCTTCGATGGTCAGGCCTTCCGCGCGCACCACGCCGACATACGGATAGAACAGCGTGCCGTCCGGCCGCACCATGCGCCCGTTCGCGGCCGCCTGCTGCTGGGTGCCGGCCGGCGAGGTCAGCTCCGGGTGATCCCAGATGGTGATGTACAGCGTGTCGCCACGGCCGATGCGGTAGGAGTCGGGCTGATACGCCATCAGTTCGGCCGGCAACGCGATCTGGCTGCGATGTTCGGTAGACAGAAATTCCGGGGTGATCGAGACCATCTTGATATGGCCGTCGTCGGCGACGCCGCTGCGCACGAACTGACTCGGCGAAATGTATTGGCCCGGCGCCAACATGCAGCCCGGGAGTCCGACGATGGCGGCGACGGCCAGCGCGCGCGAAAACTTGCTCATGGTGTCGTCTCTAAATCGCGAACGCGGATGAGGCCGGGCGCCTGTGCGGGACGATGCCGGACGCATGCGGACACGGCACGACTTCGCCATTGCGCGCCGCTGAATAAGGATGAGTGCCGACCGCTGACGCCGGACGAACAAGATACGGTTGGCGCATGAATCCTCAGTAGATTACGTCGTTACTGGTGCTGCCCCCGTGCAAAAAGTATAGCCAGCGCGAACGCATTCTTGTTCACACACATGGAACCTCATCACGTTTTCTGTCATCGAATGCGTTCTGGATACAGCTCACGTTAGGTAACCGCATGTGTTGAACAACATATCTTTAACGAATATGTCCAGCCGTGCCCGCAATGTGCAATGTGTCAACGAGTGATGCGCGTCACGGCTTGAGGGATGCGTTCTCTATTCATGTTGACCCTGTAAGGTGCAGCTCTTACATTCGCGGCCGTTGCGTTCGAGCCACGCTTCGTGCGTCTCATGATGCGCGGTCGCTTAAAACCTGAGGCATCGAGCGTGTGTTCAAACGAGTTTTGATGGTTTGCGTAGGCAACATCTGCCGCAGTCCGACCGCGGAAATGTTGCTGCGCCATGAGTTGCAAGGTCGGGATGTCACCGTAGAATCCGCCGGTCTTGGCGCCTTGGCGGGTCATCCGATCGACGCTACAGCACAGGCTGTGCTGGAAGGACATGGATTGAGTGGGCAATCCCATGTCGCGAGACAGATCGACCGCACGATGATCGATGCGGCCGATCTGATACTGACGATGGAGCCATGGCAGATCGATGCCGTGCTCCGGATTTCCCCACACGCGCGAGGCAAGACCTATCTACTAGGCAAATGGCTGGACAACACCAGCATTCCGGATCCATACCGGCAATCGCGCAGCGCGTTCGAACAGGCCTATCAGCTGATCAGCTCGGGGGTGAGCAGCTGGAGGGCCTATCTGTGATGCGGCCCGTTCCCTTTTTTTCAGGTTCTTTCCCCCATGTCGGCAGCCCCCACGACGCCCGGTCCGTACCAGGACAGAAGCAACGATGAGATAGACCTGGCCGCGCTGCTGGGGACGTTGCTCGATCACAAATGGCTGATCGTCAGCGTCACCTCGATCGGTTTCGTGCTCGCCGTCGCTTATGCGCTGATCGCCTCGCCGGTGTACCAGGCCAATGCGATGGTGCAGGTGGAGTCCAATGCCCCGACCCTGCCCGGCCTGACCGCGGTCACCCAGGCGCTGACCGATTCGGCGCCGCAGGCGGTGACCGAGATCGCGCTGCTGACCTCGCGCTCGGTGGTCGGCAAGGCGGTGCAGGATCTCAAGCTGGATGTGCAGATCGAGCCGGTCCGCTTCGTGCTGATCGGCGAACTGATGGCGCGCCGCTATCAGCCGACCCGCCCGGGCGACGTGGCTTCGCCGTGGCTCGGCCTCAACAGCTACGGCTGGGGCGGCGAAAGCCTGCACGTGGCGCAGCTCACCGTCACCGACGAACTGGTCGCCAAGCCGCTGACCCTGGTCGTCGGCGAGGCCGGCAGCTACCGCCTGTACGACGAAGACGACACCCAGCTGCTCAGCGGCAAGGTCGGCGAAACCGCCACCGGCGGCGGCGTGAGCCTGCAAGTCAAGGACATGGCCGCCAACCCGGGGATGCGCTTCGAGATCACTCAGCTCTCGCGCCTGGCGATCATCACCGCGCTGCAGAACAACCTGATCGCCACGGAAAAAGCGAAGGACTCCGGCATCCTGCAGCTGAGCTACCAGCTCGGCGATCCGGACCTGGCCGCGCAGACGCTCGATGCGATCACCCGCCAGTACACCAAGCAGAACGTCGAACGCAATTCCGCCGAAGCCGCCAACAGCCTGAAGTTCGTCAACGGGCAGTTGCCCAAGACCCGGCGCGACCTGGAAAAGGCCGAGCAGGCCCTGGCCAAGTACCAGGAGCAGGCGCATACGGTCGATATCACCCTGGATGCGCAGTCGCTGCTCGACCAGGTCGTGGCGCTGGATACCAGCATCTCGCAGTTGAAGATGCAGCAGGCCGAGGTCAGCCGCCGCTTCACGCCGCAACATCCGGCCTACAAAGCCTTGATGTCGCAGCTGGGCGAACTGGAATCGCGCAAGCAGCAGATCAACGACCGCATCAGCGTGCTGCCGCAGACCCAGCAGGAACTGCTGGGCCTGACCCGCGAAGTGCAGGTCAGCACGCTCACCTACACCAACCTGCTCAATCAGGCGCAGCAGCTGGATATCGCCCGCGCCGGCACGGTCGGCAACGCCCGCGTCGTCGACAAGTCGGTGGTGGACATCAGCCAGCCGGTCAAGCCCAAGCGCCTGCTGATCGTGATGATCGGCACCTTCGTCGCCGGTTTCCTGGCGGTGGCCTGGGTGTTCCTGCGCCAGATGCTCAGCCGCGGCGTCGAAGACGTGAAGGAGATCGAGCAGCTCGGCCTGCCGATCTACGCCTCGATTCCGATGAGCGACTTCCAGCGCGACCATCACAAGCTCGGCCGCAAGCTGCAGAGCAACGGCACCCGCCTGGACAAGCCGCATCTGCTCGCGCTCGACGCGCCCAACGATCTGGCGATCGAGGCCATGCGCAGTCTGCGCACCGCGCTGCACTTCGCCCGCATGGAAGCGAACAACAACATCCTGATGGTTTGCGGCGCCAGCCCGGGCGCCGGCAAGACCTTCGTGTCCACCAACCTGGCCGCGGTGATCGCGCAGGGCGGACAGCGCGTGCTGCTGATCGACGGCGACCTGCGCCGCAGCACGCTGCACAAGGTGCTGGGCCAGGACCCGCACGACGGCCTGTCGGATCTGCTGATCGGCCGCATCGACGTGAAGACCGCCACCCGCACCACCGCCATCCCCGGCCTGGACTTCATTCCGCGCGGCGAAGCGCCGCCCAATCCGTCCGAACTGCTGATGCGCCCGAACCTGGGCGTGCTGTTGAAGATGGCCTCGCAGCAGTACGACCTGGTCATCATCGATACGCCGCCGATCCTCGCGGTCACCGATGCGGCGATCATCGGCCGCCATGCCGCCACCAGCATCATGGTGGTGCGCTTCGGCCTGAATCCGCCCAAGGAGCTGTCGATGGCGATTCAGCGTTTCGAACAGAACGGCATCGATCTCAAGGGCGCGGTATTCAACGCCGTCGAACGCCGTCACGACACCAACTACGCATACGGTTATGAATACCGGGCGACGCCGGAGAAGTGAGGCCGCGAAAAATTATTACGATTTCAATCGCAACTATTGCGCGTCCTGCCCGCCGTTTTGTTTTCGCTCATTTTTTGCGGATGCGAAATTCCGCGAAATGCCGGAAAAACGCAGTGAGAAAGGGTGATTCATAAGCAACCGGGTTGCCCGTCGCCATTGCCATGCGATGTACCGCAATGATCATTTTGACGTAAGAAATTCTTATATGTGTCGCATGTGAACGAGCAGCACGCTTCCGTAACGAGCACAAACAAACGAACTACTAGCGCACAGTATTTAGCAACTGAACAGTGGCACGATTCCGCCCGCTGCTGGCCCGGACGCAAACGCGTCCAGGCCGGCGCGGGCGAACAACGAATCGTGCATCGACACCGAAGCAGATCTATCGATTCAACGTGATCGCGCGCCGCCGATACACCGCAACAACGGCGCGCAAGAATCACGAAGCAAGAAAACAGGATTGACCGAAGGGGGCGGTCGTCGGATGGGTCTACCGAAGACTTTCCTTGGATACAACGGTCATGATGAAAGAACAGTTCGTCATCGCGTGCGCCCTGACGTTCGTGGTCACCAGCATCGCGATGTACGCGATGTACCCGGTCGCCGGGCAGCTCGGTCTGATCGACCGGCCGAACGCCCGCAAACAACATAAGGGCCACATTCCCGTCATCGGCGGGATCAGCTTCTTTCTCGGCCTGCTCGCCGGCGCCCTCTACCTGGGCCTGGCCGATCGCTTCGCGGTCTGCCTGATCGCCACCTCCAGCCTGATCGTGGTCACCGGCGCGATCGACGACGCGAAAGACCTCAGCGTGCGCGCGCGGCTGCTGATCCAGACCATCGCGGTCGGCCTGATGATTTCCGGCAGCGGCGTATACCTCAACGACCTGGGCAATCTGTTCGGCACCGGCGCGATCCGCCTGGGCTGGATCGGCGTTCCGGTCACGGTGATCGCGGTGGTCGGCCTGATCAACGCCTTCAACATGCTCGACGGCATCGACGGCCTCGCCGGCAGCATGGCGATGGTCGGCATCGGCGCGATCTTCCTGTTCGACAACGGCGGCGTGCTGTCCAAGGGCGCGCTGCCCTTGATGCTGCTGTTGTTCGTCGCGCTGGTTCCGTACCTGTTCGTCAACCTGGGCGGGATGAACGAGCGCAAGATCTTCATGGGCGACGCCGGCAGCATGCTGATCGGCTATTTGACCGCGTGGAGCCTGATCTACCTGAGCCAGCGCGGCGCGACCCGCATCGATGCGGCCGAGGCGCTGTGGTGCATCGCCCTGCCGGTGTTCGAGACGCTCACCGTCATGTACCGCCGGGTCAGCAAGGGCCTGTCGCCGTTCAAGCCCGACCGCCAGCATCTGCACTACATCCTGCTCGACCACCAGCGCTCGCCCAAGGCCGCGCTGATGACCATCGTCGGCATCGCCTGCGCGCTCACCGCGGTGGGTTACTCGCTGCGCGAGCTGCCGGTCGCGGTCGGCCTGCTCGCGTTCTTCTTCGCCATGGCCGTCTATTCGCTGGCGCTGGCCCACGGCGACAAGCTCAAGCGCCTGCGCGGCATGTCGGGCGGATCGGACACGCCGGAACTGGCGTTCGCGCCGGAAGGCTCGGTGCCGCTGAAGACCACGCCGGCGCCGGCTACCGCCTATGCGCGCAACAACCTCGCGGGCGAATTCGCCCCGCATCCGCTGGCCACGCCGGCCAACGCCGCCATGTCGCAGCCATCGCGCGTGATCAAGACCCTGTGCGTGTTCGGCACCCGTCCGGAGGCGATCAAGATGGCGCCGCTGGCGAAGATGCTGGCGCAAGACCCGCGCTTCGATGCGCGCGTGTGCGTGACCGGCCAGCACCGGCAGATGCTGGACCAGGTGCTGAACCTGTTCGACCTGCAGCCGGACTTCGATCTCAACATCATGAAGCCCAAGCAGGACCTGACCGACGTCACCACCGCGATCCTGACCGGCATGAAGCAGGTGCTGTCCGAGCTCAAGCCCGACGTGGTGCTGGTGCACGGCGATACCTCCACCACCATGGCGACCACGCTGGCCGCGTACTACCAGCAGATTCCGGTGGCGCACGTCGAAGCCGGCCTGCGCACCGGCAACCTATACTCGCCGTGGCCGGAAGAG is a genomic window containing:
- a CDS encoding polysaccharide biosynthesis/export family protein, whose protein sequence is MSKFSRALAVAAIVGLPGCMLAPGQYISPSQFVRSGVADDGHIKMVSITPEFLSTEHRSQIALPAELMAYQPDSYRIGRGDTLYITIWDHPELTSPAGTQQQAAANGRMVRPDGTLFYPYVGVVRAEGLTIEELRTLLTDKISRFVESPQVDLSIIDYGSQRVTLQGAFVKTDRQSITATPLTLAQAIGAATVDPIRADLSGFVLTRGDKQYHLDLDGLNRGESVAKDIYLKAGDHLYMPYNDRKEVYVVGEVMRPQALTFKTTDMTLTQALGRAGGLNPLTAKGEAVYVIRGVEDMRKEPAMIYHLNAKSPASYALASQFPVRAGDVVFVGPAGVTRWNRFVNQLLPFSNIINNAANTDNLLDK
- a CDS encoding low molecular weight protein-tyrosine-phosphatase, whose translation is MLLRHELQGRDVTVESAGLGALAGHPIDATAQAVLEGHGLSGQSHVARQIDRTMIDAADLILTMEPWQIDAVLRISPHARGKTYLLGKWLDNTSIPDPYRQSRSAFEQAYQLISSGVSSWRAYL
- a CDS encoding polysaccharide biosynthesis tyrosine autokinase; its protein translation is MSAAPTTPGPYQDRSNDEIDLAALLGTLLDHKWLIVSVTSIGFVLAVAYALIASPVYQANAMVQVESNAPTLPGLTAVTQALTDSAPQAVTEIALLTSRSVVGKAVQDLKLDVQIEPVRFVLIGELMARRYQPTRPGDVASPWLGLNSYGWGGESLHVAQLTVTDELVAKPLTLVVGEAGSYRLYDEDDTQLLSGKVGETATGGGVSLQVKDMAANPGMRFEITQLSRLAIITALQNNLIATEKAKDSGILQLSYQLGDPDLAAQTLDAITRQYTKQNVERNSAEAANSLKFVNGQLPKTRRDLEKAEQALAKYQEQAHTVDITLDAQSLLDQVVALDTSISQLKMQQAEVSRRFTPQHPAYKALMSQLGELESRKQQINDRISVLPQTQQELLGLTREVQVSTLTYTNLLNQAQQLDIARAGTVGNARVVDKSVVDISQPVKPKRLLIVMIGTFVAGFLAVAWVFLRQMLSRGVEDVKEIEQLGLPIYASIPMSDFQRDHHKLGRKLQSNGTRLDKPHLLALDAPNDLAIEAMRSLRTALHFARMEANNNILMVCGASPGAGKTFVSTNLAAVIAQGGQRVLLIDGDLRRSTLHKVLGQDPHDGLSDLLIGRIDVKTATRTTAIPGLDFIPRGEAPPNPSELLMRPNLGVLLKMASQQYDLVIIDTPPILAVTDAAIIGRHAATSIMVVRFGLNPPKELSMAIQRFEQNGIDLKGAVFNAVERRHDTNYAYGYEYRATPEK
- the wecB gene encoding non-hydrolyzing UDP-N-acetylglucosamine 2-epimerase yields the protein MMKEQFVIACALTFVVTSIAMYAMYPVAGQLGLIDRPNARKQHKGHIPVIGGISFFLGLLAGALYLGLADRFAVCLIATSSLIVVTGAIDDAKDLSVRARLLIQTIAVGLMISGSGVYLNDLGNLFGTGAIRLGWIGVPVTVIAVVGLINAFNMLDGIDGLAGSMAMVGIGAIFLFDNGGVLSKGALPLMLLLFVALVPYLFVNLGGMNERKIFMGDAGSMLIGYLTAWSLIYLSQRGATRIDAAEALWCIALPVFETLTVMYRRVSKGLSPFKPDRQHLHYILLDHQRSPKAALMTIVGIACALTAVGYSLRELPVAVGLLAFFFAMAVYSLALAHGDKLKRLRGMSGGSDTPELAFAPEGSVPLKTTPAPATAYARNNLAGEFAPHPLATPANAAMSQPSRVIKTLCVFGTRPEAIKMAPLAKMLAQDPRFDARVCVTGQHRQMLDQVLNLFDLQPDFDLNIMKPKQDLTDVTTAILTGMKQVLSELKPDVVLVHGDTSTTMATTLAAYYQQIPVAHVEAGLRTGNLYSPWPEEANRKLTGALAAMHFAPTTLSSQNLLDEGIPTERIAVTGNTVIDALKEVLVRIDRTPALRNEVASQFSFLDPQRRIVLVTGHRRESFGGGFERICHALRDAALRHPDVDIVYPMHLNPQVREPVNRLLTGITNVHLIEPLDYLPFVYLMNKAYIILTDSGGIQEEAPSLGKPVLVMRDTTERPEAVAAGTVKLVGTDRQLIADGISELLTNRAAYEAMSFAHNPYGDGLACQRIVEALASFNREDSLLAA